The genome window ATAGCAATTCCGCCAACTATTACCGCTACAGACGAAAGGGTATCGCCCAACAAGTGAAGATAGGCAGCACGAATATTTAGGTTATGCGATTTTTCTTTTTGCAACACCAATACCGAAATCAAATTTGCCAATAGTCCGAAAATAGCTACTGTCAGCATTATATTTCCTTTGATTGGTTGCGGGTTTATAAAACGTTCGTAGGCTTCCACGAAAAGAAAAATGCAGATAGCAATAAGTACTACCGCATTAAAGAGAGCCGCCAAAATTTCAACACGTTTGTAGCCAAAAGTTTTACGAGCATCTGGTTTTTTACCGGCATGTTTTCCAGCTAAAAAGGCAATAAAAATAGCAGAAGTGTCGCCTAAATTGTGTATTGCATCGGAAATAAGCGAAAGGCTGTTGGATATAATTCCGCCTAATACTTGCACAAAACTTATCGAAAAGTTCAGTAGCGTAACCCACAGCAACTTTTTTCCACGCACGTTTTTTGTATATGAGTGATGGTGATGATGCGTGTGATGATTATGTTTTTTGTGATTAGATGCTGTTTTACCTTCTTTTTTACTGTTCATTGTTTTTATTTATTCATTTTATACACTTAAAAATCAGTATTGAGCGATGATTCTTTACTTCTATATTTTCGCTATAGAGCAACTTCAGTAATTCTATTGCTTCTTTTTTGGTGAAATGTGGTGGTGTAAAAAAACCTTTCCTATCTAAAATATTACGAACAAACCAATCGGCAATACCTCGTTCTCCTTTAATATAGAAACAACCCAGGAAAATACCGCCTTTTTTAAGAACACGATATGTTTCTGAAAACGCCTTGTGTTTTTCTGTAGGAAAAGCATGAAATCCGTTCATAGAAAGTACCACGTCGAAACGCTCATCTTCAAATGTAAGATTGCACACGTCTCCACGCAATAACTTCAAGTTTTCAATATTTTCTTGCAAAATGCGTTCACTTGCAATATTGAGCATGTTCTGTGAAAAATCAACACCTAAAATTTTGGCATTATGCATGTTGCGATATTTCTTGGCAGTGAAAACGGCTGTCCCAACTGGAATGTCCAAAATCTCTCCTTGAAAGTCATTTGGCAGCATTTCCAACACTTCTTTTGCTACAAGATTATCATCAACTTTCCAGATGCAATTCATATATAGGCGACTCCACCATTTGCGTGCAGTCAGTACGTCATCGTAGCGATTAGTAATTTTTGAATATGCTTTGTTTGGTTTCATCTTTTTTCATCTTCGTTATACATTGATTTACAGACTTTTGTTTTCGCTCAGCCTATTTAAAATCTAACCTATTTATTGCCATTTTCATTATTTTATCTCCAATTTTTGCAAGTAGGCGATGTGAAAAACGAATACCGGGACTTTTCATATCATAATAACCTAACATATAACCCCTTGAAGTAATCTTGATTCTATTTGACCAATTTAATTCCTTTTTAGGATTATTCACATAAAATAAACCCTCTACATCGCTAATGCCCATATTTTTTATCGCTTTTGACATCATCAGTTTTAAACCGAGCTTTCCTACAGTATCAAACACTAAACAGCCTCCTGAATATCTATTTGAAAGCTCTAATACTAAAGACTTTACCTCATCTTTTCTGAAATAATGAAATACTCCGGCTGCAAAGAAAATAACTCCGTTAGTTCCGTCAACTTCTTTCATCCACGAATAATCTTTTAAATCGCATGCAATACTTTTTTCTCTTTCCTGTTCAAAAATCAATTGCTTGCGAACCGATATAACATCAGGGAAATCAACATTTACGATATGGCAAAGTCCGTTGTCGCAGGCTTTCCCTGTGTCGTCCAGTCCGCAGCCGAGATTTACAATCGTTGCTTTTGGGTGTTCTTTTAAATATTTTTTAATTTCCCACATTATATCCAATTGTCGCATTGCCGCTTCGAGAGAGCCAAATTCATACAAAAACGATTTGTTCTTTTTCTCTAATTCTGAAAAGTCATAGTCTAATCTATCACATAATCTCTTTGCAAAAACATCATTATAAAGTTCGGGAAATTTTTCGGAACACATTTTTCTCCCATATAAAGGAATTATCAATGTTTCCTGAACTGTGTTTTTTTCTATTTGTATTTTTTCTGATGACATATAAGTATTACTTCTTATTATTTAAGAATTTGTTGTTTTCATATTTTTGACTTTTGCTTATTTTTCTGCTTGCTATTGCGTTTGGGATACCAACCTTTCCGTACTCGTTTGCGTTGTTGAAACATCTCACGAATGCCCCAAAACGATGAAAAAGCAAACACGCCTAACAGTGTCGATAATAACTGGTTGGCGACAAGCAACGAGCCAACTAAGCCAGCCAGCCCTATTGTAAGAAATACCCACCAGAATTTCACACCAAAATAGTATTCAGCCTTGATTACAAGCGGGTGAAATAGTCCAATGATGATAAATGAACATACGCCTATAATGATACCTGAATAATTTAGTTCTATCATAATTTTTTTGTTTAAAATTCTCTTCAATAAGTTCATTGTTTTTTATATCCTAATCTATCCATTCAATAACAGACCAAATGCCATTATTGCCATGCCTGCAACTAATCCGTAAATTGCGTGATGGTGCTTGCCGTACTCTTTGGCAGATGGTAGCAATTCATCTAATGAGATAAAGACCATAATTCCGGCAATGGCGGCAAACATAAATCCGAACATGTTGTCATTTAGGTAAGGAGCTAGAATCAGATAGCCCACTAAAGCTCCAAATGGCTCGGA of Bacteroidales bacterium contains these proteins:
- a CDS encoding cation transporter, coding for MNSKKEGKTASNHKKHNHHTHHHHHSYTKNVRGKKLLWVTLLNFSISFVQVLGGIISNSLSLISDAIHNLGDTSAIFIAFLAGKHAGKKPDARKTFGYKRVEILAALFNAVVLIAICIFLFVEAYERFINPQPIKGNIMLTVAIFGLLANLISVLVLQKEKSHNLNIRAAYLHLLGDTLSSVAVIVGGIAILVWQVYWLDPLITIAVGIYIIYHTWGIVRQTVDILMQATPRHIDIQKIKQSVEALPQVENIHHLHIWQMDDEQIHLEAHLNICKDLPLSEAQTVRNNVENVLRNNFGISHITLQIEYKGCENNDELIFSKDKSIADEDENQKSNK
- a CDS encoding class I SAM-dependent methyltransferase; its protein translation is MKPNKAYSKITNRYDDVLTARKWWSRLYMNCIWKVDDNLVAKEVLEMLPNDFQGEILDIPVGTAVFTAKKYRNMHNAKILGVDFSQNMLNIASERILQENIENLKLLRGDVCNLTFEDERFDVVLSMNGFHAFPTEKHKAFSETYRVLKKGGIFLGCFYIKGERGIADWFVRNILDRKGFFTPPHFTKKEAIELLKLLYSENIEVKNHRSILIFKCIK
- a CDS encoding class I SAM-dependent methyltransferase, which gives rise to MSSEKIQIEKNTVQETLIIPLYGRKMCSEKFPELYNDVFAKRLCDRLDYDFSELEKKNKSFLYEFGSLEAAMRQLDIMWEIKKYLKEHPKATIVNLGCGLDDTGKACDNGLCHIVNVDFPDVISVRKQLIFEQEREKSIACDLKDYSWMKEVDGTNGVIFFAAGVFHYFRKDEVKSLVLELSNRYSGGCLVFDTVGKLGLKLMMSKAIKNMGISDVEGLFYVNNPKKELNWSNRIKITSRGYMLGYYDMKSPGIRFSHRLLAKIGDKIMKMAINRLDFK
- a CDS encoding DUF4491 family protein, yielding MNLLKRILNKKIMIELNYSGIIIGVCSFIIIGLFHPLVIKAEYYFGVKFWWVFLTIGLAGLVGSLLVANQLLSTLLGVFAFSSFWGIREMFQQRKRVRKGWYPKRNSKQKNKQKSKI